Proteins from a single region of Pseudomonas sp. BSw22131:
- a CDS encoding phosphoheptose isomerase, giving the protein MDMQSRIRQLFQASIDTKLEAMEVLAPHIEQASQVMVNALLNEGKMLSCGNGGSAGDAQHFSSELLNRFERERPSLPAIALTTDSSTITSIANDYSYNEIFSKQIRALGQPGDVLLAISTSGNSANIVQAIQAAHDREMIVVALTGRDGGDMASLLLPEDVEIRVPAKVTARIQEVHLLAIHCLCDLIDSQLFGSEE; this is encoded by the coding sequence ATGGACATGCAATCCCGAATTCGCCAGCTTTTTCAGGCCAGCATCGATACCAAGCTAGAGGCGATGGAGGTTCTTGCACCGCACATCGAGCAAGCCAGCCAAGTGATGGTCAACGCCCTGCTCAACGAAGGCAAAATGTTGTCCTGCGGGAACGGCGGCTCTGCCGGCGACGCGCAACATTTCTCCTCTGAACTACTCAACCGCTTCGAGCGCGAGCGCCCCAGCCTTCCTGCCATCGCGCTGACGACCGATAGCTCGACGATCACCTCGATCGCCAACGATTACAGCTACAACGAAATATTCTCCAAGCAAATTCGCGCGCTGGGCCAGCCCGGCGACGTGCTGCTGGCCATTTCCACCAGCGGCAATTCAGCCAACATCGTTCAGGCCATTCAGGCCGCACATGACCGGGAAATGATCGTCGTGGCCCTCACCGGGCGCGACGGCGGCGACATGGCGTCATTGCTGCTGCCCGAAGACGTGGAGATCCGCGTCCCGGCCAAAGTCACCGCACGTATCCAGGAAGTCCACCTGCTGGCGATCCACTGCCTATGCGACTTGATCGACAGCCAACTGTTCGGGAGTGAAGAATGA
- a CDS encoding BON domain-containing protein, translating into MISKRLSLMALTLCLGISGCSSVINVSREKPIDDDRGTRTFGSKIDDSLIETKVAVNVAKASPDLDNNSHIVVTSFNGIVLLAGQTPRADLKQLAEQTAAAVQKVKKVNNELQVIQPSSLLARNNDAWLTTKIKTEMLTNGSIPGSRIKVVTENGIVYLLGLLTQQEATLATNLVQGVSGVQKIVKLFEYID; encoded by the coding sequence ATGATTTCTAAACGTCTTAGCCTAATGGCACTGACGCTGTGCCTGGGCATCAGCGGATGCAGCTCAGTGATCAACGTCAGTCGGGAAAAACCGATTGACGACGACCGCGGCACCAGAACCTTTGGTAGCAAAATCGATGACTCGCTGATCGAAACCAAAGTCGCGGTCAACGTCGCCAAAGCCAGCCCTGATCTGGACAACAACTCGCACATCGTGGTGACCAGTTTCAACGGTATCGTGCTGTTGGCGGGTCAGACTCCACGCGCAGACCTCAAGCAACTGGCCGAGCAAACGGCGGCCGCCGTTCAGAAGGTCAAGAAGGTCAACAACGAACTTCAGGTCATTCAGCCCTCTTCGCTACTGGCCCGTAACAACGACGCGTGGCTGACGACCAAGATCAAGACCGAGATGCTCACCAATGGCTCGATCCCCGGTTCGCGCATCAAGGTCGTGACCGAGAACGGCATCGTTTACCTGCTCGGTCTGCTCACCCAGCAGGAGGCCACCCTCGCCACCAACCTGGTACAGGGCGTCAGCGGCGTGCAGAAGATCGTGAAGCTGTTTGAGTACATCGACTGA
- a CDS encoding ClpXP protease specificity-enhancing factor has product MNSSRPYLIRALYEWIVDNDCTPHVLVNAEYPAVQVPQGFANDGQIVLNISPSAVRHLHMDNDAVSFEGRFGGVPHTLYVPIAAIMGIYARENGQGMVFDLEPAVDDDEGFQSEDDTPPPDNEPPRPTGRPSLKVVK; this is encoded by the coding sequence ATGAACTCCAGTCGCCCCTATCTGATTCGCGCTCTTTACGAGTGGATCGTGGATAACGATTGCACCCCTCACGTTTTGGTGAATGCTGAATACCCCGCCGTTCAAGTCCCTCAGGGCTTCGCCAACGACGGGCAGATCGTGTTGAACATTTCGCCCAGCGCGGTTCGACATTTGCACATGGATAACGACGCTGTCAGCTTCGAAGGTCGCTTCGGCGGTGTGCCGCACACGTTGTACGTGCCTATAGCCGCAATCATGGGCATTTACGCCCGTGAGAATGGTCAGGGCATGGTGTTTGATCTGGAGCCTGCGGTAGATGACGACGAGGGCTTTCAGTCCGAAGACGACACGCCGCCACCCGACAACGAGCCGCCGCGCCCAACCGGCCGGCCGAGCTTGAAAGTGGTCAAGTAG
- the rsmI gene encoding 16S rRNA (cytidine(1402)-2'-O)-methyltransferase, translating to MSVRALKVLRDVALIAAEDTRHSLRLMQHFGIATPLAACHEHNEREEGSRFIAKLLAGDSVALISDAGTPLISDPGYHLVRQARAAGIQVVPVPGACALIAALSAAGLPSDRFIFEGFLPAKVVGRKARLELLKEEPRTLIFYEAPHRILECLQDLEAVFGPERPAVLGRELTKTFETLKGLPLGELRAFVEGDSNQQRGECVVLVAGWSEPEGEDVIGAEARRVLDLLLSEMPLKRAAALAAEITGVRKNLLYQVALDKQKGE from the coding sequence ATGAGTGTGCGTGCACTCAAGGTGCTGCGTGACGTTGCATTGATTGCAGCGGAAGACACCCGTCACTCGTTAAGGTTGATGCAGCACTTCGGTATCGCTACGCCGTTGGCAGCGTGTCACGAACATAACGAGCGCGAAGAAGGCAGCCGCTTCATCGCTAAGCTATTGGCCGGTGACAGCGTGGCGCTGATTTCCGATGCGGGCACGCCATTGATTTCCGATCCGGGTTATCACCTGGTGCGTCAGGCGCGTGCCGCCGGGATTCAAGTGGTGCCGGTGCCAGGTGCGTGCGCACTCATTGCCGCGTTGTCGGCCGCAGGTCTGCCGTCCGACCGGTTTATCTTCGAGGGTTTTCTGCCGGCCAAGGTTGTCGGCCGCAAAGCGCGGCTAGAGCTTCTGAAAGAAGAGCCGCGAACGCTTATCTTCTATGAGGCGCCCCATCGCATCCTCGAATGCCTGCAAGATCTTGAAGCGGTGTTTGGTCCTGAGCGTCCCGCCGTGTTGGGCCGCGAGCTGACTAAAACTTTTGAAACGCTCAAAGGTCTGCCTTTGGGAGAGCTGCGCGCATTCGTCGAAGGCGACAGCAATCAGCAGCGCGGAGAATGCGTGGTGTTGGTGGCTGGCTGGAGCGAGCCTGAGGGTGAGGATGTGATTGGTGCTGAGGCGCGACGCGTGCTTGATCTGCTGCTGAGCGAAATGCCGCTCAAGCGCGCCGCTGCACTGGCTGCGGAGATCACGGGAGTCCGTAAGAATCTGCTCTATCAGGTCGCGCTGGACAAACAGAAAGGAGAGTAA
- a CDS encoding penicillin-binding protein activator, giving the protein MIACLRLFSALCLAALLAACASSPSSSLGELPRTPDASIEQLLEKAAAAKSPEEAALLRLTAADQAARQNDPGRAASILEQVKLDQLKMDKQIIASTLSAELALGRSQPKAALTALSHPSLQHLDEMPTDLQVRAHTARAKALEADNQPLAAASERVYMSPMLKGADASANNEAIWTLIAALPPEQLQSAATDVMGGWLSLARAVKGAGTLEQQQAAIDAWKAQNPQHPAALQLPTTLAQLRDLKSEPLTKIALLLPQDGALASVARALRDGFMAAHYQAQQAGQNPPTIQVFDSSRVTSMDAFYQQAKAAGVQLVVGPLEKPLVKQLSSRPQLPITTLALNYSDTNAAGPPQLFQFGLAAEDEAREVARRAWADGKRSAVAMVPKGEWGDRVLEAFRQSWQAKGGTLLGAERVDQPVALAQQIAELFQLRNSEGRAQRLQSTTGANVAAQPTRRQDIDFMFLAATPQQAQQIKPTMVFQYAGDVPVYATSHLFTNSGDQAQYNDLNGVRFCETPWLLNATDPLRQQVTAQWPQAGGTLGRLYAMGIDAYRLAPRLGQLKTLPESRLDGLSGSLAIGANQRVERQLPWAEFVDGKIQRLPDTAP; this is encoded by the coding sequence ATGATCGCTTGCCTGCGGCTGTTCTCTGCCCTCTGCCTGGCTGCCCTGTTGGCGGCTTGCGCCAGCTCGCCCTCTTCCAGCCTTGGCGAACTTCCACGCACCCCTGACGCGAGCATCGAGCAGCTGCTCGAAAAAGCCGCTGCGGCCAAATCACCCGAAGAGGCTGCATTGCTCAGACTGACTGCGGCCGACCAGGCGGCGCGCCAGAATGATCCTGGCCGCGCGGCCAGCATTCTTGAGCAGGTCAAGCTGGACCAGCTGAAGATGGACAAGCAAATCATCGCAAGCACTCTTTCAGCCGAACTTGCACTGGGGCGCAGTCAGCCCAAAGCTGCCTTGACAGCACTCAGTCATCCAAGCCTGCAACATCTTGATGAAATGCCGACAGACTTGCAGGTTCGCGCCCACACTGCCCGCGCCAAGGCTCTGGAGGCTGACAACCAGCCGCTCGCCGCTGCCAGCGAACGCGTCTACATGTCGCCTATGCTCAAGGGCGCCGACGCCAGCGCCAACAATGAGGCGATATGGACCCTGATCGCGGCCTTGCCGCCAGAACAACTGCAAAGCGCCGCAACCGACGTCATGGGTGGCTGGCTGAGCCTCGCCCGCGCGGTCAAGGGCGCTGGCACGCTTGAGCAACAGCAGGCGGCCATTGATGCATGGAAAGCGCAAAACCCGCAGCACCCTGCTGCGCTTCAACTCCCGACCACGCTTGCTCAACTGCGTGACCTCAAAAGTGAACCGCTGACCAAGATCGCTTTGCTACTGCCACAAGATGGGGCCCTTGCTTCTGTGGCGCGAGCCCTGCGCGACGGCTTCATGGCCGCTCATTATCAGGCGCAACAAGCGGGTCAGAACCCGCCGACCATTCAGGTTTTCGACAGCTCCCGAGTGACGTCGATGGATGCGTTTTATCAGCAGGCCAAGGCTGCTGGCGTGCAACTGGTAGTCGGTCCGCTGGAAAAGCCACTGGTCAAACAGCTCAGCAGCCGCCCGCAGTTGCCGATCACGACGCTGGCACTGAACTACAGCGACACCAACGCCGCAGGCCCGCCGCAGTTGTTCCAGTTTGGTCTTGCCGCTGAAGACGAAGCCCGCGAAGTGGCACGTCGCGCCTGGGCGGATGGCAAGCGCAGCGCCGTTGCCATGGTGCCGAAAGGTGAATGGGGCGATCGAGTGCTGGAAGCGTTCCGCCAGAGCTGGCAAGCCAAGGGCGGTACATTGCTGGGCGCAGAACGCGTAGATCAGCCCGTCGCACTGGCACAGCAGATCGCCGAGCTATTCCAGTTGCGCAACAGCGAAGGCCGCGCGCAACGCCTGCAAAGCACCACGGGCGCCAACGTCGCTGCACAGCCAACGCGTCGACAGGATATCGATTTCATGTTCCTGGCTGCGACACCGCAACAGGCGCAGCAGATCAAACCGACCATGGTTTTCCAGTACGCGGGCGATGTTCCCGTGTATGCAACGTCACACTTGTTCACCAACAGTGGCGATCAGGCGCAGTACAACGACCTGAATGGCGTGCGCTTCTGCGAGACCCCTTGGCTGCTTAATGCGACCGATCCGTTGCGTCAGCAAGTGACCGCACAGTGGCCACAGGCTGGAGGTACCTTGGGACGGCTGTACGCGATGGGCATCGACGCCTATCGCCTGGCACCGCGCCTCGGTCAGTTGAAGACGCTGCCTGAAAGCCGCCTCGACGGTTTGTCCGGCAGCCTGGCAATCGGTGCCAACCAGCGGGTCGAGCGCCAGTTGCCGTGGGCCGAGTTCGTCGACGGCAAGATCCAGCGTCTGCCAGACACAGCACCTTGA
- a CDS encoding YraN family protein has translation MKQSTARQVAGREAEAYALRHLQQQNLTLITQNWTCRRGELDLVMLDGDTVVFVEVRYRRHAGWGGALESVDYRKQEKLTLAAQSFLQKESQWADAPCRFDVVAINGDPGSQPALNWIQNAFDA, from the coding sequence TTGAAGCAAAGCACTGCGCGACAAGTCGCAGGGCGAGAGGCTGAAGCCTACGCCCTGCGACACCTGCAGCAGCAGAACCTGACACTGATTACGCAAAACTGGACATGCCGACGCGGCGAGCTCGATCTGGTCATGCTCGACGGCGATACAGTAGTATTCGTCGAAGTTCGCTATCGTCGTCACGCGGGATGGGGCGGAGCACTTGAAAGTGTCGACTATCGCAAGCAGGAAAAGCTCACACTGGCAGCTCAGTCGTTCCTGCAGAAAGAGTCGCAGTGGGCCGACGCTCCCTGCCGATTCGATGTTGTCGCGATCAATGGCGACCCCGGCTCGCAACCCGCGCTGAACTGGATACAAAACGCATTTGATGCATGA
- the mraZ gene encoding division/cell wall cluster transcriptional repressor MraZ — protein sequence MFRGANAINLDAKGRLAMPSRYRDELDSRSAGQMIVTIDTVDPCLCIYPLPEWELIEAKLRELATFREENRRLQRLLIGNAVDLELDGSGRFLVPPRLRDYAKLDKRVMLVGQLNKFQLWDEDAWNALADADLAAIQKPGAMPDELRDLIL from the coding sequence GTGTTTCGTGGTGCCAACGCAATCAATCTCGATGCAAAGGGCCGACTCGCTATGCCGAGCCGGTACCGCGACGAGCTCGATTCGCGTAGCGCCGGTCAGATGATTGTGACAATCGACACCGTTGATCCTTGCCTTTGTATTTACCCACTCCCCGAGTGGGAGCTGATTGAAGCGAAATTGCGTGAGTTGGCGACGTTCCGTGAGGAAAACCGTCGTTTGCAGCGGTTGTTGATTGGTAACGCAGTCGATCTGGAACTCGATGGCAGTGGGCGTTTTCTGGTGCCTCCACGCTTGCGCGACTACGCCAAGCTGGATAAGCGCGTGATGCTGGTTGGCCAGCTCAATAAGTTTCAACTTTGGGATGAGGACGCCTGGAACGCTCTTGCTGATGCGGATCTGGCGGCCATTCAAAAACCGGGCGCGATGCCTGATGAACTACGTGATTTGATCTTGTGA